The DNA window GTGCATGAAGCAAACAACAAACAATCAGTATAAAAACATCATGAAAAAATGATGGAAATCCACTCAACCAAGCACTGAGAGAGAACTACCAATACTGATATCAAGCAGACAAACGAGGCATCCATGAGCTCACCAACAATTTCGATGAGTGAGAACATATCCACAAATGCAGAAACAAAAGATGTCAGAGAGAATACATACCACATCAACTGGAGAACCAATGCAGACTGCAAAGAAACCAGCTCCGAGACCAGCTAAAAGATGAGTGAGAACATTATCTGTGAACCCAGGGATCTTCAGAATTGTCTGGGTAGAAATTAAAGAGTGAATTAAGAAATACGATAAATTGCAACTTCAGATTGACCGAGAGAGAGATCAGACAAAGTTTCCGATCATGACCGACCAAACCTGCTTCACTTGATCATAACTGGCTAGTTCAGCAGCATTAATGATGGCATTTCGTGCAACATTGGGCCCAAGTCCGGTCCAGAGGGCTGCAATTCCTTCCTAAATTTTAGCAATAAAAGTTGAGGAAAAGTAAATCAAATTGTTTGAAGGACTCATTTTTTTCAAGAAGGCGAAGGATGAGAAGAGTCACCTGTCTCACTATTTTTGAATAAGCATCTAATGCTCCTGTATAACGCCTTGGCACACCAGGTGGCAACTTACCCTCAGCTTGGAGTCGTACTTTAACAAGATCTGTGGGATTTGCAACCATAATACCGAAAGCACCTGTTTAATATGGGAAGTGAGTTAAGGAATCCAGAGCCAGCAGATTAAAAATAAATACTATCCTAGTCCATAAAAATGATGAAACAAGATAGCATGATGCAACCGGTTTGATATGCAGATTCTAACCTTATAGGCTAAAATTTTTCTAGTTTCTGTCTCACTAATTTCTAAAATCTATTAAACCACAATTGAGCACGAGGATAATGAAAATTATGTCAATGTGTTACAGAAGATTTGCTCACCGGTTGTGAGAGCAGCAAGTATTTTCTTTGATAAAGGCACATCCCCCACATGATCCTTGCCTACATAAAAGTTCTTAACCTGTGCAGTTTACGAATAAGGGATGAAGATCAGAACCCAATCACACCAGAAACATAGCTAACACTAGATTAGCAACAAAAGTATTATACTAACGTACAGGTTCATACAATCCAATCCTGAGACCTCCAAACAGGCATTGACGATGTAGTCCTGGCACAACTCCTTTCCACAATGCAGACATACCTTCCTCTCTAGCAATGGTCCCCACCGTACCCAACAAGCCTCTGTATTTAGGCAAAGCCAGTCCATCCCCTTCAACGGCCTTCTTTTGAAGCTGCAGCCTGACCTTAGCTGTGTCCAAAGGCAGAGTACACACCTGCACGTTGAGGAGAAGTGCGTCCAGATTCGCAGAAACAGGTCGAAAGTGATGAAAAAGGATCGAATCACAGTTGAGCAGATAAATAAGCATTACAAAATAGTAAAAATTAACAGAGCCAAATTTTGGAAGGCAACATCAATTTCAGAATCGCACACTAAGAGGTTACCCAAGCCAATTAACCAAAGCCCCGTCTATATGACATTAAAAACATAGGTAATATGAAAATGTTATGTAGGATGAACTTTGGTTGTTGAAGAAAAAGTAAAGTAACAAAGATCTGGACTTATAGATAGACGCTGATTAACCTTTGAACAATCTTCTTATGTCCGAAAGAGCCGTTGCCACCAAATGGAGGTTGGGAAGAAGAAGAGTGAAAGAAGCCGATTCTCAATTCGCCAATTCGGACTATGAAGTCCTTGAAGTACAAGTGAAAACGCCAACTAAAGACGGAGACATGAATCTTGATTTAAGAATATTTGAAAACTTAAAGGAAGCAAGTGGCAGTAGTAATCAAAACACAGCAGATcacaaaacattttttttccctttttcatgTCATAGCGCAATCGAGCAAAAACCACtgtttcatatatttttttcgtTAAAATCAAATATCTCCAGCAATTCAATGCTTGAAAAACAAAAGTAGCACGTATGAAGTAAGAAGTGAGAAAAATTCAAGACCAGGATTGCAGGAGGTGCCTAATACAATAATCTCGTTGACAAAttgaacagaattttttttggcGGCATGTTGAGATGGTAGGTACATATGTAAATCCAATGCTAGTAACTTAAGGAGATTACATAAAAACTAGCAGAATTTGTACGCAAGTAACAAGGAGGAGGTGGCTTATATGCTGAATATAAAaagggggggaggggggggggggaaagtaaagaaaaggaaggggAGGTGACttgatgaaaagaaaagaagttgaATAATGATGGCGGAGGAAATTGTGTGATGGAAggacgagagagagagagagagagatgtatTAATCTACCTCGGCGATGCAGGCGGCGAAGGCGCTGCTAGCAAAGATTCCGGGGAGTGAAATGTCCGATTTGGCGTTGCCGTGATCCCCACCACCCATATCGGAAAAATCAAATTCCCAAGAAAAAAAACACTCAAGTGGTACACAAAACTACAATAAACTCAACGCCTGGTGAACTGGGAACCCGGCTGATGCCAGGCTTAATATTCCAGTTGAATGCTGGAAAAAAAGAACCTAACACCAAAAATTTCCAGGTATGATACGATGCTTGATGAGAGAAAGGTTGGGTTTTGGGCAAAGGAAGAAGTGGGGATTGGGTATGGAGTCGGGGCAATGTCGAGGAAAgtgctgctgctgctgatgCTGCTTTAAAGGGAAAAGGCCGGGCGGCAGCGAGCGAGCGACCGGATGATCGCCCAAAAGCAAAAATTAGAATTTCTTTTCGGGTTAATCAAAAGTAGTGCCCTTAAGGTTTGGTGTGTTTtgcagtttaccccctaacgttTTATTTTCTCACTTTATACCCTTAACTGATAATCAAAGCAAAGATCTAATGATGCTAACAATTGACACCAAAAAGACAATACTATCCATAAAAAAAATGACGAACGAACATAAATACCCACATGTTCGAGTTAGATATAGcacaaattatttttttttaaaaagtacaaAAGAGTAATTAGCCTATCGTAAAAATCAAACCTTTCAAGAATTTTTGGCGTCCAATTTTTTCTTAAGGATGGTAATTTACTGCATCCACTGTTTCTTGGATTGGTTCTTCTATGTGGTATGATGAATAATAGCATCTAAAGGAAGAGTaaagaaatgaatttgaagaaatttgggactttttttttccctctattTTAGCTGCAAATGTTGCTGATGATAGAGATAaatttttttgatgtgatgaATGCTCAAAAGATGTTAGAAAACTTTTAAGGGTCGATTTTTTTTAGAACATGAAGAGTGCCATTTTGGTCAAAAATGTTAACGATTAAAATGAGGGGTAATGTTAGGAAATAAACTGTAAAACCCACCAAACCTTAGCAGCACTTGCTGTGATTAAGATTAACCCTTTCTTTATGCTGCTATCCCAATCCCCAACCCCCAACCTCCCAAATCCAATAGCCTTTATTCTTTGATTCGCGGTTCCTTCCTCTTTGCGTCAGCTTGCTTTAAATCTAGTGATTTTTGTATGCCCACCAAAAGCAAAGAAACCAAAAAAGAGAATGTGCAGTCAAAAACTGGTGCCGATGCCTTTTCGGGTAGCATCAAGGCTTTCTATACAAGCAACGGAATGGGCCTCAaaacccaaaacaaaataaggaGGAATATTAGCATAAGGATTAGGATTCATAGATGATGAACAAATAATGAACAGATAAAATGATGAAAGTTTTCCCTTTAGGtgaggctctgataccaaatcCCAGAGTGTCAGCTTTAATCTTTGAAGGTATTTCCGAACACAACAGccgcctctctctctctcttgggcTTTCAAAAGTTCAAGGAACTTTTATCACAAAAATCAGAGTAAACACGTTTGCCAAAAATAGTATAAGGATTAATAACTGGCAAAGAAATAGGGTTAACCACCTCTCTTAGACCGTCTTATGCAAGATGGCAAGCCCCGTTGCCCACTTGGCCTCAACAATTTGTTACTAGCAAGGGAGTGGGCCTAACCGACTTAGTACAATACTGCAAACTCCAACCCACCATATCGACTACCTGTCCCAAGCTACTACTTAAAACAAAGGAAAGAATAGACTAGTAGTTTGGTCATATGCAAATTGGGAGGTAAGAATCAGCCAACACAGCACGTTTTGTTGAAGGGGGAATCTATTCCTTATAAAAGCTACGATGGAAGAGGAAAGCCTTCGCCAATCCATTCGCAAATTCATTCACAAAAATGGAAACTGAAGTATACGCATATGTCAACCGAGAAGGCAAAAAAAAGCTTAAATGTGTCCCTTTCTTTCCATGCATTGCTTCATTTTCAACAACTTTTTACAAGAATGTACCCCTCTTTTCACTGAAAAATACTACAGTGATACAAACACCGCGTAACACTTGTGCGAATTTTTAATCAATGAATTAGGAATGGACTGAAAGCAATTTTTGTTCTTTGCAGTTATGCATCTACAGACCCAATCAGCTGAGCTTACATGAATCCCTTGACTGAGATTTCTCCAGCAGTTACCGCACAGTCTTTACCGGAAAAGGCAAAATATATTCAAGGGATAAATTGCCATTCAGCCGGGAGGGAGACCATCGGCAATCACCATATGTTAAAGCCTTTACTCTTCAAACAATTTCATTCCACATATTCAACAAGAAGAACAATACCACTTAAAAAGTAAAATCTAAACCCCCCTCATCTGCTCCTCTTCTTCGCTTCACTGTACAGAACCACTCCAGTGACAGTGAGTACATACCCCAACATACCAATAACCGACACAGGATTTCTGAATATCATAATTGAGATAACCACTGCAACAGCCCCTTTTGCATTTCCCAAGACCTGAACACATTGGCAATTTCCACGTTAATCGCAACAGCTTTGAGCTTCAAAGGATATCAACATCTCACAAAAGACCCAAAGTATGACTTCATGGCACGAGACAGAAAAGGTAGATAGCATAAAACAACTGGCAATTCAGTATCTTCAATTATGTTTGTGTGTGCCTGTAAAAAAATATTGGGTAACGAGTCATGAGAAAAATTCCTGTGAATTTTGCAGCTTAGCTCTCACAGCTGAAGCCTAAAATTCAATGCTCTACCAGCTCTGGAACATCAGAATCCAATATGCTTTGCTCCCACGCCCGAAGGAACTAGAAGCCTAAAATTCAATGCTTTGCCAGCTATGAAACAAAATTATGTTTCGCATTTAGGTCAAAAAGGGCCAATCAGGTGAACTGGTTGTTTTCTAGCACGGTGAACGGTTTTGCATTTTGGGCTGCTAGTGTCAAATCAGGAATCAGGGGATGCCTTATGGATGGAAAGATCTAGGACTGGAATATCATCTATCTTCTTATTACCACCTTCCCATCTCCAGATGTCATCTAACGTTTTTTTTCTGGATGATCATAATATGCAAGTCCATACGAAGCTCTCTCAGCTTATCACGGAACGGAATTACATCAATTTATAGAGGAAGATGGACAATCCAATCCGAAGCAAATCCATCCACCCAAATACTCCCACACAACTAACTTCCTCTGAACTTAGTTGGATTAAAATTGAATAGCCATCAACAGGAAATTACTTGGAACTGTTAGATATCTAAGAAATAGAAGTAGAATAAGCTTAACTGTCAGATATCTAAGAATAGAAGTAGCATGTTTCATGACAACTTCTCACAAAGCAATGTCGTATAGAACCATGTGCAGAAAATGATGGGCTGGCAATGTAAAAGTTCCATCAGAAAACAATTTGGGCTTTTAACAGTTATCAACAAACTAATGAAAACCCAAGTCAAGGTCACAGTTCCAAATTGGCAAGTGTAAGCGTACTTTCTTCTTTATTAGGAATTGAAATGGCCATAAGAATCCAGACTTAACAAGGAGAAACAAGGGAAATTGCTCAGTGCTGGAATACTGTAACGTGCACATACCTGGAGAGTCAGTGCACTGGTATGCTTGGTAACCAAGAAATTGGTCAAGTTGACAAAGTATGCAAGGGCTGAATTCAGAAGCAAATACCAGATGATTTTGATGTCACTTCTCGCGAGAGCTACTGTGATTGAAACTACATTTTGCTCCATCAGGATTGTCGCAGGGAGTAGGATGAAAACAGCTATTGGAGCCATATAGAGCAGAAGGTTCATGGAGTTCAGCTTTTCTCTGAGAATGTCAACAATAAATAAGACCGAAAGAAATCATGAAGGATACGTAGCGCTCATGAAATATGCAACAGAAATGAATTAGTACCCCTCTGATGACAACAAAATCCCTTGAAGAACTGATTTTAATGCTCTTGCAGCCGTAGCACCAACACACATTACGAATCCAAAGAGATGGAAGCTTGGTTCACTCTGCAGCAGAGTACTGGAAGTGAATCAGGACAAAGTTTCatgggaaaaaagagaaaaaaaaaagccttttAGAATGTAGAAGCAATAAATCATCATCTCATGTCACAGTATCGACCAGTTGGAGGATGTGAAGGATGATAGACAATTTTGGACACAAGGCACACCAATAAAGAGTTAAAGGagtaaaagaaaaatgaaaacagaaccTTGACTGAGTCCAAAAGCAATGACAACCAAAAAGAAGGCTATCAATTTACTTCAGTTGAAGTGAATAGCAAATTTTCGACATCAAATCGCTACTACTACAAGGTCTTCTAGAAGTTAACAATATGACCATTTCCACAGAGGGTCGTCATAAGATATGACAATAAATAAAGGATTTGAGGACTGCAAACATAATCTAGATTGACTTGGAAGTCGCAGCTTCAAAAGGAGTGACCCTCATATAGCTACATGGTGCCATTACCATTTGTACAAGCTAGAACATTTGATTACAAACAAAGCACATTAAACTTTTCTTATTcatcaaaataagcaaataaatgaaCTTTTCTTGAACAAGCAGACAACCAAACTGAAATAGATTATATGCATTCATGAAAATGGGTAAGTATTTGCTCATCCAAGAACAgcacaataataataataataatcatcaTCTAGGCACAAACAAAGAAAAGCAATAGTCGGATTACTCCATGCTGAATCAAACTGATGGTGTATCAATAAATATGTCAACGAACATTCCACAATTTCCAATAATAAACAGTTACGATTTTCTACTTTTCGCATCGTTAAAGTGCCAAAGGGTGTATATAAGACCTGAGATTCGTTTAAAGCCAGGTTTTTTCCCCATTTCTGCGAAATATAACATACGATGGACATGCGACAAAGCaacgaaaggaaaagaaaacgaATCATTTCTGAATAGCTTGTTTAGCCGAAAATCCTACACGCACAAGCTAAAAATCCAGATTTTGCTACTTTGAATTAGTCCAGACAATATTTAAATATGCCATGATAGGgatgaaaaacaaaataaaattttcttcatcgtctctttccaaaaaaattgaaattcaccAAAGCTAAAAATctttttatgtttaaaaaaaaaaaaaaccaaaggcTGAAATAGCATCCAAAAATCTTTACCCCACTAGCAATGACTACTCCGGCAACAACAGGAACAAGAGTGGCGTAAGTAACCCAAGCCTCCCTTTTCCaagtcatcaaatatgcaaagaAGGCCGTGAAAAAGGGCGTGGTAGCCCCAACTGCCTGCGTGAAAGACACCGGAAGGTAGCGCAAGGAAACGTTCCCACTGACCACCGACCCACAAAAAATTAGACCCAGTGCCGAAATCTTCAAGAACTGAAGGCGGGAGCGTATGGTCTGCAAAGGCACCATTTTGAACCAGACGACGGCTATGTAACTGAAGAGAGAGCAGGCTATCATGTGGCACATGGTGAGAAAGACCGGGTACTTGAAGCCGTAGTTGCTTAGCAAGTACTTGTTGAGGAGCAAGACTCCAATATTGGAGGCGTACCACGCCGACACGAGCCCAATTGTGAACCACCGCTTCTGGCTCTGGCTCTGGCTCGAGCCCTTCATGGCTTGTTGTTTAACTTCTACTTCTGGGAATTTAATTTTGACGGCTGTCGGCGAACATGGATTTCTCTGGACAGGAGGGAAAACGCGTGTAAACTAGACCGCCGATTGGGCAGAGGGGGCTGCTGCCTGCTGGGGAGTGAATAGTGATGTTGCTTCAGGATTAATACCCCCACCGACGGACCTAACGGTAACGCAGGTGGAGGTCCAGCTCCAGCAATGCTGGCTGATTGATTCTGACccggttttttatttttttaagtatACTCTCACTAGTCACTTCTGGTTAGCTTTTTAGGTGTTACTAGTTTTTTAGACTAGTTCATATACTTCCGgtgttaaaaaatatttatcttTTAACACAGGCTAAAAACACGGATACGGGGCACAAACGGTTGCcggttgtcctcattttgcacTGCGCGTGACATTGATTAAACACgatgtaacttttttttcacacGATGTATTTTCAGAACAGATAGTGGTGGGCCCCACACTTGGCGcgaaaatcgagttacatggtgtaatctcagccgcacaaaattttgagggcaaATCTTGGCCCTTAAccgtgcagggacggtcatactgCCCCAAATCCTAAAAACACATGCACCAGACAAAAATAAGAAGAGATGTTATTGGGATTGATATGAATGTTTCAACCGTGCGATTATGCGCACTTACTGTACTTCTTACAAAAAtgtcttgtttggattgcacatttctgaatttttttttagaaaaaaatattataacgatttgatatatatggttagtaaaaaggtgattgaaaaatgtatttgtGAAAAATACagcaaatttggaaaaaaaaggtGATTGATATTGAAAAACTGCTGTCCAAATAAGGCCTTAGTGTACTTATACAATCaagttatatttatatattgagTGGATATACACGGACAAAATTGATTTATATAACAAAATTATATAATGGTACGTCAACTCgggtaaaaaaatatattgactttttttgtttaaatgaAAGGTTTTAAGCTTATGATCACTTACTTAAAATCTTTTCTAATCTTATCATTCAACATAATTCTCTCCCAACTTGGGTGCGAAGAATATAACAGCCATGCAAATGCACAAAATTTCGTTGTATTgctatggagtagaatctagcTTAAGGGCCAtcatttttatttgattttgaaatattttcacacGACGGTAGATTTGGAGTGGTTTGTTCGTTGAGCAACGCTTGTATCCTGAGTAGTATATAGAATTGGGGAATTCACGCGAGGTCGACATTGAAATTAACGTGTGCTGTTTTATTCCCAATCAAAGACATAATGGACTTAACTTGTGACGGAGTATGGGTGGAATATCCTCACAGCTAAACTAACTGCGTTTAAGAAAGCAT is part of the Coffea eugenioides isolate CCC68of chromosome 6, Ceug_1.0, whole genome shotgun sequence genome and encodes:
- the LOC113774778 gene encoding mitochondrial uncoupling protein 1, whose protein sequence is MGGGDHGNAKSDISLPGIFASSAFAACIAEVCTLPLDTAKVRLQLQKKAVEGDGLALPKYRGLLGTVGTIAREEGMSALWKGVVPGLHRQCLFGGLRIGLYEPVKNFYVGKDHVGDVPLSKKILAALTTGAFGIMVANPTDLVKVRLQAEGKLPPGVPRRYTGALDAYSKIVRQEGIAALWTGLGPNVARNAIINAAELASYDQVKQTILKIPGFTDNVLTHLLAGLGAGFFAVCIGSPVDVVKSRMMGDSAYKNTLDCFVQTLKNDGPLAFYKGFIPNFGRLGSWNVIMFLTLEQAKKFVRSIESS
- the LOC113773270 gene encoding probable sugar phosphate/phosphate translocator At3g11320 translates to MKGSSQSQSQKRWFTIGLVSAWYASNIGVLLLNKYLLSNYGFKYPVFLTMCHMIACSLFSYIAVVWFKMVPLQTIRSRLQFLKISALGLIFCGSVVSGNVSLRYLPVSFTQAVGATTPFFTAFFAYLMTWKREAWVTYATLVPVVAGVVIASGSEPSFHLFGFVMCVGATAARALKSVLQGILLSSEGEKLNSMNLLLYMAPIAVFILLPATILMEQNVVSITVALARSDIKIIWYLLLNSALAYFVNLTNFLVTKHTSALTLQVLGNAKGAVAVVISIMIFRNPVSVIGMLGYVLTVTGVVLYSEAKKRSR